One window of the Pantoea cypripedii genome contains the following:
- a CDS encoding D-2-hydroxyacid dehydrogenase, giving the protein MKIVTLDGDTLPRAPQRPQWCTDWQYRATTSLADLVHVLHDAEMVITNKVPLRADTLRQLPALRYVCVAATGYDCIDLAACRERGIIVSNVPGYSTRSVAEGVIAALFALRRHLLDYVNSTRSAWPASSHFCVHRQPIQDIYGATLGVIGKGDIGRAVGEMAQALGMNVLYADRKGSSVLREGYVPFEQVLAQSDVLTLHCPLTPETKQLINLSALAQMKPSALLINTARGGLINETELAHALRQGVIAGAALDVLTSEPPAADHPLLQADVPNLMLTPHIAWASQQGVTNLLRGIESNLAGFWQGAAQNVVS; this is encoded by the coding sequence ATGAAGATTGTCACCCTTGACGGCGATACCCTGCCGCGCGCGCCACAACGTCCCCAATGGTGTACCGACTGGCAATATCGCGCCACCACCTCGCTGGCGGATCTGGTCCATGTGCTGCATGATGCGGAGATGGTGATCACCAACAAGGTGCCGTTGCGCGCTGATACGCTACGCCAGCTGCCCGCCTTACGTTACGTCTGCGTGGCGGCTACCGGTTATGACTGCATCGATCTGGCGGCCTGTCGCGAGCGGGGCATTATCGTCAGCAACGTACCGGGCTATTCCACGCGCAGCGTGGCAGAAGGGGTGATTGCGGCATTATTCGCCCTGCGCCGTCATCTGCTGGACTACGTTAACAGCACGCGTAGCGCCTGGCCTGCCTCGTCGCATTTTTGCGTCCATCGTCAGCCGATCCAGGACATCTATGGTGCGACCCTGGGTGTCATCGGCAAAGGCGATATTGGCCGCGCCGTCGGCGAGATGGCTCAGGCGCTGGGGATGAACGTGTTATATGCCGATCGTAAAGGCAGCAGCGTCTTGCGTGAGGGGTATGTGCCGTTTGAGCAGGTACTGGCGCAAAGCGATGTGCTGACGCTGCATTGCCCACTGACGCCGGAAACAAAGCAGCTGATCAATTTATCCGCGCTGGCGCAGATGAAGCCTTCAGCCCTGCTGATCAACACCGCGCGTGGCGGTCTGATCAACGAAACCGAGCTGGCCCATGCGTTGCGCCAGGGAGTGATTGCCGGGGCGGCACTGGATGTGCTGACCAGTGAACCCCCCGCTGCCGATCATCCGCTATTGCAGGCTGATGTACCCAACCTGATGCTGACACCGCATATCGCCTGGGCCAGCCAGCAGGGGGTGACCAACCTGCTGCGCGGTATCGAGAGCAATCTCGCCGGATTCTGGCAGGGCGCGGCACAGAATGTTGTGAGTTAA
- the glsB gene encoding glutaminase B has translation MSELSNALLEEIIEQVRPLTRQGKVADYIPALAGVSPDQAGIAIYVADGTCYQAGDADTRFSIQSISKVLSLTLALTLYDEPDIWQRVGKEPSGQAFNSLLQLELEQGKPRNPFINAGALVMCDLLESRLTAPRQRMLEIVRRLAQRNGINYDRVVARSEYEHSARNAAIAWLMKSFGNFHNDVSKVMETYFHYCAMAMSCTELARTFFYLANHGRSLGDEITVISPRHARQVNALMMTSGMYDGAGEFAWRVGMPAKSGVGGGIIAVIPGEMSIAVWSPALDSSGNSLAGTVMLEMLTERLGRSIF, from the coding sequence GTGTCTGAACTCAGTAACGCATTGCTGGAAGAGATTATCGAACAGGTTCGCCCGCTGACCCGGCAGGGAAAAGTGGCGGACTATATTCCCGCGCTGGCGGGGGTATCACCCGATCAGGCAGGCATCGCAATTTATGTCGCCGATGGCACCTGTTATCAGGCGGGAGACGCCGATACCCGTTTTTCCATTCAGTCGATCTCGAAAGTGCTGTCGCTGACCCTGGCGCTGACCTTATATGACGAGCCGGATATTTGGCAGCGTGTCGGCAAAGAACCGTCCGGCCAGGCGTTTAATTCGCTGCTGCAGCTGGAGCTGGAACAGGGCAAACCGCGCAATCCCTTCATCAACGCCGGTGCGCTGGTGATGTGCGATCTGCTGGAAAGCCGCCTGACGGCACCGCGTCAGCGCATGCTGGAAATTGTGCGCCGTCTTGCGCAGCGCAATGGAATCAATTATGACCGGGTAGTGGCTCGCTCCGAATACGAACATTCGGCACGCAATGCCGCCATTGCCTGGCTGATGAAATCCTTCGGCAATTTCCACAACGATGTCAGCAAAGTGATGGAAACCTATTTCCACTACTGCGCGATGGCGATGAGCTGTACCGAACTGGCACGCACCTTCTTCTACCTGGCAAATCATGGACGCAGCCTCGGCGATGAAATCACGGTGATTTCACCGCGTCATGCACGTCAGGTCAACGCGCTGATGATGACCAGCGGCATGTACGATGGAGCGGGCGAGTTCGCCTGGCGAGTGGGAATGCCAGCAAAATCCGGCGTGGGCGGCGGCATTATCGCGGTCATCCCTGGAGAAATGAGTATCGCGGTGTGGTCGCCCGCGCTGGATAGCTCAGGCAACTCACTGGCCGGTACGGTGATGCTGGAGATGCTGACGGAACGGCTGGGACGATCGATTTTTTAA
- a CDS encoding cupin domain-containing protein, whose translation MLTNLLQAFPAAAQAGSAETFEQLLQRPNLRIERIVSTGQTSPPDFWYCQTQGEWVLIVQGEAGLQLEGESERRLRPGDFVDIPAGCRHRVNWTAAEQPTVWLAIHYGELPDAEEQ comes from the coding sequence ATGTTAACCAATCTGTTGCAGGCCTTCCCTGCGGCGGCCCAGGCAGGCAGTGCTGAAACCTTCGAGCAACTTCTGCAACGTCCCAATCTGCGTATCGAACGTATTGTTTCAACCGGCCAGACCAGCCCGCCGGATTTCTGGTATTGCCAGACGCAGGGCGAATGGGTGTTGATCGTGCAGGGAGAGGCCGGTTTGCAGCTTGAGGGTGAATCCGAACGGCGATTACGTCCCGGTGATTTTGTTGATATCCCTGCTGGCTGCCGTCATCGTGTGAACTGGACGGCGGCGGAGCAGCCAACGGTGTGGTTGGCGATTCACTACGGTGAGTTGCCCGATGCAGAAGAACAATAA
- the clcA gene encoding H(+)/Cl(-) exchange transporter ClcA, whose amino-acid sequence MRAGRFLLLQRLMRRDKTPVALLFLAALVGILTGLVAVAFDKSVNFIFHSRLNWLADQASNPLLNVLCAFFAAALLGALGYWLVRRFAPEAGGSGIPEIEGALEELRPVRWWRVLPVKFIGGMGALGSGMVLGREGPTVQIGGNIGRMCTDMFRVRSSEARHTLLATGAAAGLSAAFNAPLAGILFIIEEMRPQFRYSLISIKAVFVGVIMSSIVFRLFNGNEAIINIGQLKDAPTSTLWLYLLLGILFGGCGVAFNRLIFWTQDQFQRLHHGRTAPWVLWGGLLAGICGVLGWILPEAISGGITLIPDFSAGHFTALGLFALFALRVVITICCFASGAPGGIFAPMLTLGTLLGTCFGQLCAHWFPGYQLEAATFAVAGMGALFAASVRAPLTGIVLVLEMTNNYQLILPMIITCLGATLAAQFFGGKPLYSSLLARTLAKAQRRENAT is encoded by the coding sequence ATGCGTGCGGGGCGTTTTCTGTTGCTGCAACGGCTGATGCGGCGCGATAAAACCCCGGTAGCGTTGCTGTTTCTGGCGGCACTGGTCGGCATTTTGACCGGTCTGGTGGCGGTCGCCTTTGATAAATCAGTGAACTTTATTTTTCATTCACGGCTCAACTGGCTGGCTGATCAGGCGAGCAATCCGCTGCTGAATGTGCTCTGTGCTTTCTTTGCGGCCGCCCTGTTAGGGGCGCTGGGCTACTGGCTGGTACGACGCTTTGCGCCAGAAGCGGGGGGATCGGGGATCCCGGAAATTGAGGGCGCGCTGGAAGAACTCAGGCCGGTGCGCTGGTGGCGCGTATTGCCGGTGAAGTTTATCGGCGGGATGGGCGCACTCGGCTCGGGCATGGTGCTGGGGCGTGAAGGTCCGACGGTGCAGATCGGTGGCAATATTGGGCGTATGTGTACCGATATGTTTCGGGTGCGCTCGTCAGAAGCGCGTCATACTTTGCTGGCAACCGGTGCGGCGGCCGGGCTTTCTGCCGCGTTCAACGCACCGCTGGCGGGGATTCTGTTTATCATCGAGGAAATGCGTCCGCAGTTCCGCTACAGCCTGATTTCTATTAAAGCGGTGTTTGTCGGTGTGATTATGTCGAGCATCGTGTTCCGCCTGTTTAACGGCAATGAAGCGATTATCAACATTGGTCAGCTTAAAGATGCTCCGACGTCCACCTTATGGCTGTATCTGCTGCTCGGCATCCTGTTTGGCGGCTGTGGCGTGGCGTTTAATCGCCTGATTTTCTGGACCCAGGATCAGTTCCAGCGGTTGCATCACGGACGTACCGCGCCCTGGGTGTTGTGGGGGGGCCTGCTGGCTGGTATTTGTGGTGTGCTGGGATGGATACTGCCGGAAGCTATCAGCGGCGGCATCACGCTGATCCCGGATTTCTCTGCCGGACACTTCACCGCGCTGGGATTATTTGCCCTGTTCGCGTTGCGCGTGGTGATCACCATCTGCTGTTTTGCCTCTGGCGCACCCGGCGGGATTTTTGCGCCGATGCTGACGCTGGGCACCCTGCTCGGTACCTGTTTTGGTCAGCTTTGCGCGCATTGGTTTCCTGGTTATCAGCTGGAAGCGGCGACGTTTGCCGTCGCCGGGATGGGGGCGCTGTTTGCCGCCTCGGTGCGTGCACCGCTGACCGGCATCGTGCTGGTGCTGGAGATGACCAATAACTATCAGTTGATTCTGCCGATGATTATCACCTGCCTTGGGGCCACGCTGGCGGCGCAGTTCTTTGGTGGCAAACCGCTGTATTCGTCGTTGCTGGCGCGCACGCTGGCGAAAGCCCAGCGCCGCGAAAATGCGACGTAG
- a CDS encoding L-talarate/galactarate dehydratase, translated as MSGVNSAAVTYAKAQGAATAADSGDRIVWVNLSLAFLPLATPVSDAKVLTGRQKPLTEVAIIVAEIATRDGFEGIGFSYSKRAGGQGIYAHACEIADALLGEDPNDIDKIYTKLLWAGASVGRSGMAVQAISPFDIALWDMKARRASLPLSKLLGAHRDSVQCYNTSGGFLHTPLDQVLKNVAISRENGIGGIKIKVGQPDTKEDLRRLAAVRQTLGDDFPLMVDANQQWDRETAIRMGRKMEQFNLVWIEEPLDAYDVEGHAALTAALDTPIATGEMLTSFREHEQLILGNASDFVQPDAPRVGGITPFLKIMDLAARHGRKLAPHFAMEIHIHLAAAYPIEPWLEHFEWLNPLFNEQLELRDGRMLISDRHGLGFSLSEQARKWTTLTHSVGKRP; from the coding sequence ATGTCAGGTGTTAATTCCGCCGCAGTGACTTATGCCAAAGCGCAGGGTGCCGCCACCGCTGCCGACAGTGGCGACCGTATCGTCTGGGTCAATTTATCGCTGGCCTTTCTGCCGCTGGCGACGCCAGTGAGCGATGCCAAGGTGTTGACCGGACGCCAGAAGCCACTGACCGAAGTGGCGATCATTGTGGCGGAAATCGCCACGCGTGATGGCTTTGAGGGGATCGGCTTCAGCTATTCCAAACGTGCCGGGGGCCAGGGTATATATGCTCACGCCTGCGAAATCGCCGATGCGTTACTCGGAGAAGATCCTAACGATATCGATAAAATCTATACCAAACTACTGTGGGCAGGCGCATCAGTCGGACGCAGCGGCATGGCCGTGCAGGCTATTTCCCCCTTCGATATCGCGCTGTGGGATATGAAAGCACGACGCGCCAGCCTGCCGCTGTCAAAACTGCTCGGGGCGCATCGCGATTCGGTGCAGTGCTACAACACCTCGGGCGGCTTCCTGCATACTCCGCTCGATCAGGTGCTGAAGAACGTCGCCATTTCACGCGAGAACGGCATCGGCGGCATTAAAATCAAAGTTGGCCAGCCTGATACCAAAGAAGACCTGCGTCGCCTGGCAGCAGTACGTCAGACGCTGGGCGATGATTTCCCGCTGATGGTCGATGCCAACCAGCAATGGGATCGTGAAACCGCCATTCGCATGGGCCGAAAAATGGAACAATTCAATCTGGTGTGGATTGAGGAACCCCTCGATGCTTACGATGTTGAGGGGCACGCGGCCCTGACCGCCGCGCTGGACACCCCGATTGCCACCGGTGAGATGCTCACCAGCTTCCGCGAACATGAGCAGCTGATCCTCGGTAACGCCAGCGATTTCGTCCAGCCCGATGCACCGCGCGTCGGCGGTATCACGCCGTTTCTGAAGATTATGGATCTGGCGGCACGCCATGGCCGCAAGCTGGCCCCGCATTTCGCCATGGAGATTCATATCCATCTGGCGGCAGCCTACCCGATTGAACCCTGGCTGGAACATTTTGAGTGGCTCAATCCACTATTCAATGAACAGCTGGAACTGCGCGATGGGCGCATGCTGATTTCTGACCGCCACGGCCTCGGTTTCAGCCTGAGCGAGCAGGCGCGTAAATGGACCACGCTTACCCACAGCGTGGGTAAACGGCCCTGA
- a CDS encoding LacI family DNA-binding transcriptional regulator, producing MKQRNLARKGAPTLEDVARVAGISPMTVSRALNSPQQVRPATVEKVLAAVQATGYIPNAQAGSLATNRSRLIAVVVPQINNNMFVDTIQSLNDTLSAQGYHMLLCVTGYEAETEAETVATLLSRRPDGVVLTGIHHSSQLKKVLLQADVPVVEIWDMTPTPIDMLVGFSHEKVGACVAAYLAQRGYQRPALIWTDDQRALQRKQGLLEALKAQGIALLADAPVALPALMTRGREACAELLAAHPTSDVLVCSSDTLAQGALMEAQARGLVVPRQLAVIGFGDLDFAAANFPAISTVRIDRQAMGRLAAQQLLTRLQGAAVTTPIIDMGFTMIPRDSG from the coding sequence ATGAAACAACGCAATCTGGCGCGCAAAGGTGCGCCCACGCTGGAAGATGTGGCACGGGTGGCCGGTATTTCACCGATGACAGTCAGCCGTGCGCTCAATTCACCCCAGCAGGTCCGGCCCGCTACGGTTGAAAAGGTGCTGGCCGCCGTGCAGGCCACCGGCTATATCCCCAACGCGCAGGCGGGTAGCCTCGCCACCAATCGTAGCCGTTTGATTGCCGTGGTGGTGCCGCAAATTAACAACAACATGTTTGTTGATACCATCCAGAGCCTCAATGACACCCTCAGTGCGCAGGGTTATCACATGCTGTTGTGCGTGACCGGCTATGAGGCCGAAACTGAGGCGGAAACCGTTGCCACGTTGCTATCGCGTCGGCCCGATGGGGTGGTGCTGACCGGTATCCATCACAGCAGCCAGCTGAAGAAGGTGTTGTTGCAGGCCGATGTGCCGGTGGTGGAGATTTGGGATATGACACCCACTCCCATCGATATGCTGGTCGGCTTTTCTCACGAAAAAGTCGGCGCATGCGTGGCGGCTTACCTGGCGCAGCGTGGGTATCAGCGACCGGCGTTGATCTGGACTGACGATCAGCGTGCATTGCAGCGTAAGCAGGGTCTGCTGGAGGCATTAAAAGCGCAAGGCATCGCTCTGCTTGCCGATGCACCGGTTGCGCTGCCCGCGCTGATGACGCGTGGTCGTGAAGCCTGCGCTGAGCTATTGGCGGCCCACCCCACTTCAGATGTACTGGTATGCAGTTCCGATACCCTGGCGCAGGGTGCGCTGATGGAAGCGCAGGCGCGCGGCTTGGTGGTTCCCCGACAGCTGGCGGTGATTGGTTTTGGCGATCTCGATTTTGCCGCCGCTAATTTTCCGGCGATTTCCACAGTGCGTATCGATCGTCAGGCGATGGGCAGGCTGGCGGCACAGCAGCTACTGACCCGGTTGCAAGGCGCAGCGGTGACTACGCCGATTATCGATATGGGTTTTACCATGATTCCCCGCGATTCGGGTTAA
- a CDS encoding heme-degrading domain-containing protein, producing MSSSLSLETLLQQEAEHRLPQFDFDLAWQIGQSIQQRGREAQAPISIEVYAFGQVLFLAALPGSCPDNLEWMRRKRNTVLRHGHSSMYVGLLNEQKGERMDRQAFISQADYTDHGGSFPLLNPQGAILGAVSVSGLPSEDDHALALWGIAQLLR from the coding sequence ATGTCATCATCGCTTAGCCTTGAAACCCTGTTGCAACAGGAAGCGGAACACCGTCTGCCGCAGTTTGACTTCGATCTGGCCTGGCAAATCGGTCAGAGCATCCAGCAGCGTGGCCGTGAAGCGCAGGCACCCATCTCGATTGAAGTCTATGCTTTTGGTCAGGTGCTGTTTCTGGCGGCGTTGCCAGGATCCTGTCCGGATAATCTGGAGTGGATGCGACGCAAAAGGAATACCGTATTGCGTCATGGTCACTCTTCAATGTATGTGGGGCTGCTTAACGAGCAGAAGGGCGAGCGGATGGATCGGCAGGCGTTTATCAGCCAGGCAGATTATACCGATCACGGCGGTTCTTTCCCGCTGCTCAATCCTCAGGGCGCGATTCTCGGCGCTGTCAGCGTCAGCGGTTTACCTTCTGAAGATGATCACGCGTTAGCATTATGGGGGATTGCCCAGCTGCTGCGCTGA
- a CDS encoding LacI family DNA-binding transcriptional regulator: MSKPITKPHKATASDVARQAGVSKWTVSRAFTPGASISDKARERVLAVATELGYRPNLLARSLSQKKTHIIGVVIDEMRNPHSLLLIDTVTNQLQKRGYMALLLNITNSENHKSVMMLADQLQVDGLLFLGTVLTEELVDIAQELHHIPLVQLCRNNDVPGIDVVKIDDLRAGQQLGELLLTQGYTRFGYMCGPETNSNHLQRLDGLQLTLAEAGLTLEVLLTAGSYAQERSYAVLTDYLNAHAPADRIDALFCENDVLALGALEALREGAGNKHMAVVGFDGIEEAALPGWQLTTYNQRIDLLIEEALNRLIDERATPGGVWTRGELQIRRSHLKS, translated from the coding sequence ATGAGCAAACCCATCACAAAACCCCACAAAGCCACCGCCAGCGATGTTGCACGCCAGGCGGGTGTGTCGAAATGGACGGTATCGCGTGCCTTTACGCCAGGTGCGTCAATCTCCGACAAAGCGCGTGAACGCGTGCTGGCCGTGGCAACCGAGCTGGGCTACCGCCCTAACCTGCTGGCGCGCAGTCTGTCGCAAAAGAAGACGCACATTATTGGGGTCGTGATTGATGAGATGAGGAACCCGCACTCGCTGCTGTTGATTGATACGGTCACTAATCAGTTGCAGAAACGTGGCTACATGGCCCTGCTGCTCAACATCACCAATAGCGAGAATCATAAATCGGTGATGATGCTGGCTGATCAATTGCAGGTGGATGGTTTGCTGTTCCTCGGCACGGTACTGACGGAAGAACTGGTGGACATCGCACAGGAACTGCACCATATCCCGCTGGTGCAGCTGTGTCGCAACAATGATGTTCCAGGTATTGATGTGGTGAAAATTGATGATCTGCGCGCAGGGCAACAGTTGGGCGAGCTGCTGCTGACGCAGGGATATACCCGCTTCGGTTATATGTGCGGGCCGGAAACCAATAGCAACCATCTACAGCGCCTTGATGGTTTACAACTGACTCTGGCGGAGGCGGGATTAACGCTGGAAGTGTTGCTGACAGCCGGTAGCTACGCCCAGGAGCGCAGCTATGCGGTGCTGACAGATTATCTCAATGCCCACGCGCCTGCCGATCGTATTGACGCGTTGTTCTGTGAGAATGATGTGCTGGCGCTGGGTGCACTGGAAGCCTTGCGCGAGGGCGCTGGCAACAAACATATGGCGGTGGTGGGTTTTGATGGTATCGAAGAAGCCGCCCTGCCCGGCTGGCAACTCACCACCTATAATCAGCGTATTGATTTGTTGATTGAAGAAGCCTTAAACCGGCTGATTGATGAACGTGCCACCCCTGGTGGCGTCTGGACGCGGGGAGAATTGCAGATACGACGCTCTCACCTGAAGTCATAA
- a CDS encoding substrate-binding domain-containing protein has protein sequence MKIVKTIVLILGVLAIASVQAKTWQVGVALANFDLNFVSILRTQMVHELDSSGMKGQFSDAKGDVALQVQQVDDFINQGVDAIILNPVDTQGVRPMMEAARRANIPLIFVNRKPEVKLAGQMAYVGSDSALSGKMEMEALAQRMNYKGNVAIIMGALSNEEARERTRAVEEVIAAHKDMKVVEKQTAKWQRNEAVDVVSSWLLNGTPIDAIAANNDEMAIGAIMALKQAKKEHILVAGIDGTPDGLQFIKSGDMAVTIFQDAKGQATGAVQVTKAMLDKQKTAPYNWIPYATVTQDNYQQFEQKNQK, from the coding sequence ATGAAGATTGTGAAAACGATAGTTCTGATTTTAGGTGTACTCGCCATCGCCAGTGTGCAGGCTAAAACCTGGCAGGTGGGCGTTGCACTGGCCAATTTCGATCTCAATTTCGTCTCGATTCTGCGTACCCAGATGGTGCATGAGCTGGATAGCTCCGGCATGAAAGGGCAGTTCTCCGATGCCAAAGGCGATGTGGCCCTCCAGGTTCAGCAGGTGGATGATTTCATTAATCAGGGTGTTGACGCCATTATCCTCAACCCGGTGGATACCCAGGGGGTAAGGCCGATGATGGAGGCAGCCAGACGCGCCAATATCCCGCTGATCTTTGTGAATCGTAAACCGGAGGTGAAGCTGGCAGGGCAGATGGCGTATGTCGGTTCCGATTCAGCCCTCAGCGGCAAGATGGAGATGGAAGCGCTGGCGCAACGCATGAACTACAAAGGCAATGTCGCCATCATCATGGGGGCGTTGTCGAACGAGGAAGCGCGTGAACGCACCCGCGCGGTGGAAGAGGTGATTGCTGCGCACAAGGATATGAAGGTGGTGGAAAAACAGACCGCCAAATGGCAGCGCAACGAGGCGGTGGATGTGGTGTCCAGCTGGTTGCTCAACGGTACGCCGATCGATGCCATTGCCGCCAACAATGATGAAATGGCGATTGGAGCCATTATGGCGCTGAAACAGGCAAAAAAGGAACACATACTGGTGGCGGGCATTGATGGCACGCCGGACGGCCTGCAATTTATTAAAAGCGGTGACATGGCGGTGACCATCTTCCAGGACGCGAAAGGACAGGCCACCGGTGCGGTGCAGGTCACCAAAGCGATGCTGGATAAACAGAAAACCGCCCCCTACAACTGGATCCCGTATGCCACGGTGACCCAGGACAATTACCAGCAGTTTGAACAGAAAAACCAGAAATGA
- a CDS encoding Gfo/Idh/MocA family protein: MQNGEKKIPRPLRWAMIGGGRLSQVGYKHRSGALRDNTAYQLVASAFDIDAQRGRDFGVNLGMNAERCYDNYQQLLAEEAQRDDGVEVVTIATPNGTHYEITKAALNAGIHVICEKPLFFTTEEAQEIKALAAAKGLIVGVTYGFSGHPLLMQMRAMIAKGDIGDVRMVELQYTHGFSANDSADKFSDAQKWRVDPKIAGPSFVLGDISTHTFYISQLVLPQLHIQSLLCDRQSFIPSRAPLEDNALVLMHYDNGAVGRMWASSINAGSMDSQSIRVIGSRASLEWSDYNPGELKYDVQGQPNQILHHGMPYLDDSALADERLGALHTEGLAESWANIYLKFAIAISATQRGDQQTLDSLIYPDINAGLEGVRWIENCVRSADNGACWVNYQ, from the coding sequence ATGCAAAACGGTGAAAAGAAGATCCCTCGACCTTTACGCTGGGCAATGATTGGTGGCGGGCGTTTAAGCCAGGTGGGCTACAAACATCGCTCCGGCGCGCTGCGCGATAACACTGCTTATCAACTGGTGGCCAGCGCGTTCGATATTGATGCGCAACGTGGCCGTGATTTTGGCGTCAACCTCGGAATGAACGCCGAACGTTGCTACGACAACTATCAGCAGCTGCTGGCAGAAGAAGCGCAGCGTGATGATGGCGTTGAAGTGGTAACCATCGCCACCCCTAACGGCACCCATTATGAGATCACCAAAGCAGCACTTAATGCCGGGATTCACGTTATCTGCGAGAAACCGCTGTTTTTCACCACTGAGGAAGCGCAGGAAATTAAGGCGCTGGCGGCAGCGAAGGGGCTGATTGTCGGTGTCACTTATGGTTTCTCCGGCCATCCTTTGCTGATGCAGATGCGGGCGATGATCGCCAAAGGCGATATTGGCGACGTACGCATGGTCGAACTGCAATACACCCACGGCTTTAGTGCCAACGATAGCGCCGACAAATTCAGTGATGCGCAAAAATGGCGTGTTGACCCGAAAATCGCCGGGCCTTCTTTTGTACTGGGCGATATCTCTACCCATACCTTCTATATCTCGCAACTGGTGCTGCCACAGCTGCATATCCAATCGCTGTTGTGCGATCGCCAGAGCTTTATTCCGTCGCGCGCCCCGCTGGAAGATAACGCGCTGGTGCTGATGCATTACGACAACGGTGCCGTGGGGCGTATGTGGGCGTCATCGATCAACGCCGGTTCGATGGATAGCCAGAGCATTCGCGTGATTGGTTCGCGCGCCAGCCTGGAGTGGAGTGATTACAACCCTGGCGAGCTGAAATATGACGTGCAGGGACAGCCGAACCAGATACTTCATCACGGTATGCCGTATCTCGATGACAGCGCGCTGGCGGATGAACGCCTTGGTGCGCTGCATACCGAAGGGCTGGCGGAGTCATGGGCCAATATCTACCTCAAATTTGCCATTGCCATCAGCGCCACGCAGCGCGGCGATCAGCAGACCCTTGACAGCCTGATCTATCCCGATATTAACGCTGGTCTGGAAGGGGTGCGCTGGATCGAAAACTGTGTCCGTTCGGCGGATAACGGTGCCTGCTGGGTCAACTATCAATAA